AAGGTTCTGCCTACACTTACTATCGTGATGAAACCTACAACGGAGCCCGTGTTGCAAATGAAAAGCTTGGTCCTCAACAATTTTCTCAGAGCAATATTTGGGGTGCTACATTGGGTGGTCCAATCATCAAAAACAAACTGTTTTTCTTTGGCTCTTATGAATATGAAAAAGAAGCTTCCCCGGCGTACAATGGTCTCCAAGAGGTGGTTCTGGTATTGGCAACGTATCAAACATTTCTGCCGATACCCTGAAGAAGTTCTCTGATCTGTTGCGCAGCCGTTATGGTTACGAAACAGGTGCCTACGATAATTTCCCCAGCTTCAGTGCCAAAAACACGAAAATTTTGGGCCGTATCGACTGGAACCTGAGCAAGAACCACAAAGTAACTGCCAAGTTCAGCCAGCTCACCAGCAACAATGACAACCAATTGAATGCCACCAGCACTCCTAACGGTGCTTTGACTGGTCTGCAATCTCGCTTTGGTCAGAATGGTATGAGCTACGCCAACAGCAACTATGGTTTTGAAGACATCGTTCGCAACGTAACCTTCGAATTGAATAGCCGCTTCGGTTCTAAAATCAGCAACCAGTTGCTGGCTACCATGACCAATATCAGCTCAATCCGTACTTCACCCAGCGCCATTTTCCCCTTCATTGACATCCGCAATGCCATGGGTATTGGTACTACTACCAACATCAGTGCCGGTTACGAACCATTCTCTTTGAACAACGAGGTGATAAACGATGTGTACAGCTTCACCGACAACTTTACATACTACGCTGGTAAGCATACCCTCACTGCGGGTATCAACTATGAGTATCAGGAAATCGGTAACATGTTCATGCCCGGTTCCCAGAGCTATTATGCGTACAACTCACTGCAAGATTTTGTAGAAAACAAAGCACCAATTGTATACTCAACCACTTATTCTTTGGTACCTGGTCAATCAGCTGTTTATGCTTCTCAGGTAAAAGTGGGTCAGGTTGGTTTGTACCTGCAGGATGAGTGGGTGGTAAATCCACAGTTTAAAATTACCGCTGGTGTTCGTTTCGATAAGTTTGGTTTCCCCGAAACTCCAATTGAAAACAAAGCTATCAGCGCTGTTAACCTCTACGATGCCAATGGCAAGCTGACCAAATACAATAATACAGTTCTCCCCAGCACCAAAATTTACTTCTCGCCCCGTCTTGGTTTCCGCTACGATGTAGATGGAGATAAGAAAACTGTGGTACGTGGTGGTACAGGTATCTTCACTGGTCGTATTCCATTTGTATGGCTTACAAACATTACCCAAAACAGTGCTATGTACCAGTTTGGTGCTACGGTTACCGATGCTACTGCACTGGAACGTTTCAAATTCAATCCAGATCCCAACTTCCACCTCAATCGTGGTGATGCATTGTTGCCAACTACTCCCGGAGGAGCTGTGCCAACCAACCTCGTATACTGTCTGACCCCGGTTTCCGCTTCCCACAACTGTGGCGTACCAACATTGCCATCGATCAGGATTTGGGCAAAGGCTGGTTGCTGACTTTTGAAGGTATCGTTGGTAAAGACATCAACGCTGTGCGGATGCGCAACGCCAACCAGAATAACTTCAATGCCATCCTGAATGGTCCGGACAACCGTCCTCGTTTCCTCGCTTCTGGCGACCGTCGTCTGAATTCAAACATCACCGGTTCTGCCATTATCCTGGAAAACACCAACAAAGGCCATCAGGTAAGTTTGACTACTCAACTGAGCAAGTCTTTCAACAATGGTTTCTTCGGTTCAATTGCCTACACCTATACACATGCGGCTGATGTAACCTCTAACCCCGGTTCTACTGCCAACTCTGTATGGAACAGCACGCCAACTGTTGCTGGTCAAAACGCTTTAGAAATTGGCAGCTCACCATCAGCACTTCCTCACCG
The Phnomibacter ginsenosidimutans genome window above contains:
- a CDS encoding TonB-dependent receptor domain-containing protein; protein product: MRSRYGYETGAYDNFPSFSAKNTKILGRIDWNLSKNHKVTAKFSQLTSNNDNQLNATSTPNGALTGLQSRFGQNGMSYANSNYGFEDIVRNVTFELNSRFGSKISNQLLATMTNISSIRTSPSAIFPFIDIRNAMGIGTTTNISAGYEPFSLNNEVINDVYSFTDNFTYYAGKHTLTAGINYEYQEIGNMFMPGSQSYYAYNSLQDFVENKAPIVYSTTYSLVPGQSAVYASQVKVGQVGLYLQDEWVVNPQFKITAGVRFDKFGFPETPIENKAISAVNLYDANGKLTKYNNTVLPSTKIYFSPRLGFRYDVDGDKKTVVRGGTGIFTGRIPFVWLTNITQNSAMYQFGATVTDATALERFKFNPDPNFHLNRGDALLPTTPGGAVPTNLVYCLTPVSASHNCGVPTLPSIRIWAKAGC